The Laspinema palackyanum D2c genome segment TTTGGACTGAGTTTTAGAAGGTTGAGCGGCTTTTCCTGGCAGTTTACGCCCGGTTTCCGGCGGGGAGGGGGGTGGCATTTGCGAGGTCAAGTCGGCTTTGAGGGCGATCGCATTCGGGTCCGGGTCCTCTGCCTCCCACCGCAAGTCTGCCTCATTGGCATCTAAGGAAGTATCTCCACTCTCTTCCCAAGGCAGAGTTCCATCCAACTCCTCTAATCTGTCTGCCTCCGATAACGGAGGTTCAGCGGCGAGGTCCTCCAGCCATTGTTCGGCGCTAACTTCGGTCCCCTGCCAGTCTGAGGGGTCCGGACTTGCGCCCTGGGCTTCTGCTTCCTCTAATTTAGAGAGGTCCTCATCTAAGCGTTTGATGCCGGTATTACTCAGCCAAAGATTGTCGAGGTCCTCTTCTAGGTCCGCATCTGGGAGTAAATCTTCTTGGGGGGAAGCCGGAATATAGCCGCTTTCTTCCCAGTCTCCCTTTAAATCCAGGTCCGAGGCGATCGCCACCTCCTCAAATTCGGGCAGCCAATCCTCCATGAGGGCATCGGCTGCATCCTCGACCCTTTCGGGTTCTGGGTGCGGTAACGCTGCCGGTTCTGGGGAGACTGCGGTTGCCTCGGGAACCGTCTCAAAATCAGCAAACAAATCGTCTGTGGGTTCCTCGGGTGGGGTTGCTGGAGGTTCGGGTTCCCTGGGGGTTTCAGTCTTTTGGGGTGGGGGAGGGGATTGGGTTTCTGAAACCGATCGCGCTTTGGTGATTTCTGCTGGGATGGTAGCGTCCGACTCTGTAAGCTGGGACTCTAGGCGATCGCCAAACAGAAACTCATCCATATAGTCTTCCGAATACTCGCCCCCCATTCCTGGAGCATCAGTGCGACTCTCCAATTCCGCAAATAAGTCATCCTCGCCATAGGGGGAAGTCTCCGGAGTCTCGGCACTGTTCGGTTCTTCACCGATGGCGAATAAATCTGCATCCCCCGACTCCGGGATGAACTCTGATGGGGGAGGGAGATTTTCTTCGAGTTCCAAACCCTCAGACAACTCCCAATTTTCGGGCAAGTCATCATCCTCTGTCACCCACCCCTCCAGACCTAATTCAGGTAGGTCCTCGAAGTCCAGATCCGAGGGAGAAATGGGGCTATTTTCCGGGGCGATCGCCTCGGACAACTCCTCCCCTTCAGCACTTTCAGCCCATTGTGCAGCGAGTTCAAAGTTGTCTTGAGACATTTCTAACCGAGTTTTGGGGAGGGTTTGAGGGGGTCTCACCGTTGCCTGGTCCAGGTCCGCAGATGCCTCGGGGGTTTCATCCTCTGCTGCCTCTAGGGGAGGGGTCAATTCTGCTCCGGCAAAGGGGAAGGTAAGCAGTTCAGGGTTCTCTTCTAGGGACAGTTCAGAGGCCGATGCTGGGGCAGAAACTTGGGGCGTTTTAGGCTGCTTTTGAGAGGGAGATTTCGCCTGGGGTTCGGGTTGGACAGAGGGGACGGGAGGGGTTTTTGGAGGTTTCGGTGGAGTGGGTGGTGAGTCTAGGTTAGAGGGTTCTGGGTCGGATTTTGGGGGGGAATCCTGCTCGTTTGCGATCGCCGCTTGAGTCGAAGAGAGCAGGCGCAGGGAGGATTGTAAATAGGAGGAGGTCTCTTGACCTAAGAGTTGGGCCAGGTGATTGACCAAGGCGCTAAACATCAGTTCCCCTTGCTGTCCGAGGCGATGCATCTTGTCTAAGCCTTGAACTAGGGAGTCATTGTAACTGTTGACGTTGCGTTCGAGGGCTTCAAAGACAACGCGCAGGGTAGAGTCGAGGGACATCAAGAGGCGATCGGATTCCCCCTGTAAGCGCTGCAACTGTTCTAATCGGGCTTCCGGGGATAACAGGCCAGAAGTCTCTACAGTCAAGGCATTGAGTTTTTCGAGGAACTTAGATTCGACAGCACCGGCTTCGAGGCGATCGCCAGTCCCCTCGGTTAAGAGTTGGGTTTCGATTTGTCCGATCGCCTGAGAAACCTGTTGGGAGAGTCGGTCTTGTAGGGGTCCGAGTAAGGCTTGGAGAAAGTCGGCGATCGCCTGTTGTTGATGAGCCTGTTGTCCCGCCAGGGTCTGGTAATGCCGTTGTCTTTGCTCCAACTCCCGGACTTCTGCCATTAGGGAATATCGCTCTTGTCGTAACGTGGCGATTTCTTCCTGTAAGGGTTGCATCAGGTTAGTCCGTAACCCACTCAAATCTTGCATCAGGGCTTGCAAAACCGCTTGAGCTTCAGCCGCTTGACTCACGGCTCCTGGGGCGATCGCATAAGGCGGCATAGCACTCAGCGCTACTCCCCGGCTGCCCTCGGAAGCCAGTTGGGAATCCAGATAGAGACGAACTCGCTCCAAAACCCGACGAGTATCTCCCGAACTCCACCACGCGAGGCGGGAGTTCATTTTTCGCAGAATTCCATCAATGTCTGCAATCAGTGCTTGTAGTTGATCCCGATTAGAACTCACCATAGAACCTCTGGCGATAAGAACAGCACAGACTTCCCCGTTGCCCCGAAAATACTGGTACTTTTAACGTATCGTAGCTTGTGGCGAGGCAATTTTTTGATTCATTTTCGGACGATTCCAATGGATGAGCCTCGAATCCAGGCAAGGGCGACTCAGTGGGGTTGTTGCGACTAGAGCCTGGGTACAGTTTGAGATCCCAGGGAGGAGAAAGCAGGTTTTTGGCCCCGATTGGGTGCTTTCAAAAGCCCAGATCTTGTCATCAACCCGGTGGGTTTTCCCAATACTGTACAGGCATCCTCAAAGATGAAAACCATGAGGCTTGATTGCCAACGGTTTCGGCTGAATTAATTTTTGGGCGGAGGCGATCGGCACAACCGCCCTTGAACAGGGGTTAGCCGATCGCCGATCCCGGGTTGAGGGACAAATTAATCCCGGATAGAAGCCCGAAGAAACGGTCCGAAACACACTTCCAGATTCCTGTCACCTGTTATCAGAATGCCCTAAGCCCATTTTATTACAAATACCCCGATAAACTGGACCCCGGGACAGGCTAACCCCCGACTGACCAGAAGAAACCGCGTTTCTACGAAAAGGGTCGGGGCTTGAGCAAAAATAGGGATGGAGAAACCCGGTTTCTGGGTTGGGGTGGATCAGTCCTAAAGGCGATGGGGGGTAAAAGAGCAGACCCCCCAGGGATCTGATCAAGAGTCTGTGGGGTCAGACTCTCTAATAGGTTATTATGGCTAAGTGTTTTCTGGGATCTTATTAAAAAAGGATGTTTCTAGTCGAGTCTGGCTCGATGGGTATTTGGGGGTCTTAAAACAGAGGTTCCTAATTTGGGATGCCTACCTTCGCCATTCCTGAGTCCGCTAGGCGGGTGGGAGCTGAAGCTGCGGCGGAGCACCCCGGAAAACCGCTGAAAATTCCTGTAGTAGAGGCCCCCAATCCAGATATAGTTAAAGTAGTGAGTACACTACTCTGAACAGACAAGGCGATCGCCCTGTGATTTTTACAGTTCCGAACCCCGATCGTCCATTGAGGACCCCACCTACCCCGGCACAAGGACTTCAGGAATCAGACCCTTGGATAGGCCAGTGAGCCAGAGGCGATCAATTAGAGGGACAAAACACCCTGTCTACTCTCAGTGCAACATCGGTGGCGGTTTATCCCAGGGTTCCGCATAATTTCAGTAGGAAAAGGTGCAGGTTTTCCTCCCTTGCCCATTGACAACAACAGCCAAACCCTAAACTTCTAAACTCCTAAAAGTACAAATTGGTTTATGTTTTATGTTGTTTCTTTATATTGTTTCGGACAGTATCCAGTCGATGCCAACTGTCTGGTCTATCTGTAGCAAGTCCCTAAAAGAGTCCCTAAAAGAATGTAATCGGTCATCTCTTGGTTCAGTACAACCCGATTTAGGAAAAACATCGATTTACCCCTGGCGCGTTTATAAGAGGATGGCCTAATGGATGAAAGATTTACCTCTCGCGATTCTGTACCCAACGTTGAAGAATTAATTCGCGCAACTCCGTTTTTTAATGGATTACCGGACTCCGTTGTAGAACGGGCAACGGCGCATATTGTTAGCCGCACCCATCCCCCGAATCAAGTCATTTTGTTGGAAAATGACTGGGGAAGTTCTGTTTATTTTTTATTAGAGGGATGGGTCAAAATTCGCACCTATAACCTCGATGGCAAGGAAGTCACTCTGAATATTTTAGGCTCTGGTGAAATCTTTGGCGAAATGGCCGCCTTGGATGAAGTGCCCCGTTCTACTGATGTGATTACCCTGGCCCCGACCACGATTGGCAATCTCCCTGCCCAGGATTTTGTGCAGTTAATTCATACCGAACCCTTAGCGGGAATTCGGTTAGCTCAGTTGATGGCAAGACGTCTGCGCCAAGTCAACCGGCGATTGCGGTTGAGAGAATCCGATAGCACCTCTCGGGTGGCGGATATTATCTTATTTTTAGCCGAGGGACAAGGAAAGCAATCTCCTGAAGGGATCGAAATTCCCAATTTACCCCATCGGGAATTAAGCAGTCTGAGTGGATTAGCTCGGGAAACGGTCACTCGGGTATTGAGTAAACTAGAGAAGAAGGGTTTGATTAAGCGCGATCGCGAGATCCTCTGTATCCCAGATGTCAACGCCCTGGAACGTCTCATGGTCTAGCACCCTTAAGCGCGATCGCCCTGGACTTATTTAAGGGGCGATCGCCGTCTTGACCCCATTCTCCAGACCCAAATTCAACCGTTAACGCTTCACCCTAAATCGTTAACGGTTAACTGATTGGACACAATTTGATGGTTGATTTTGCAGATAGTAACCCAAATTCCGCTTCCCCGTCTCCTAATCCCAATCCCAATTCAGAACCCCTAGGTCCTCCCGATTCCTCTGGGGTACCCGACTCCCTTACGGAGGATCTTCGGGAATCCTCAGTCCCTCGCAGCACCTCGGCTTCCTCAGTTGCCCCAGGCAGACTCCCAAATAATGCCTTAATTCTGGTCGAAACCGCCTTTTTTGCCAGTACCGCCAGCTTGATTTGGCTGATCAATTATTACTTTCCCCTCGGTCCCGTGCTGCGGATTTTTTTTCCGGTCCCGATCGCCCTGGTTTACCTCCGCTGGGGGAATCGCGCCGCCTGGATGGGTGCCGTTGTCTCCGGTTTGTTGCTCTCTGTTCTCATGGGACCCACGCGCAGCATTCTCTTTGTGGTCCCGTTTGGTCTTCTGGGGGTCTTGCTCGGATGTCTCTGGAAGCGTCGCGCCAGTTGGGAAGTTGCCATCCTTCTGGGCTCTCTCCTCGGTGCTTTTGGCTTCTTCTTTCGCCTCTGGCTGTTAGGAATTCTCGTCGGGGAAGACCTTTGGATTTACCTGACGATTCAAATTACCGAGCTTGCCGACTGGCTCTTTCTGAGGATGGGATTGCTCGTTCAGCCGAGTCTATATGTCATTCAAGCCTTAGCCGCAATTTTAGTCTGGGTTCAGAATCTCATCTACCTGTTTGCGGTACATTTAGCCGCCTCTCTCCTCCTCGAAAAAATCGGAAATCCCATTCCACCCCCACCGCCTTGGGTACAAGTTTTACTTGATGAAGAATAAGCCGACCCAACCCCACAGAGTCCCTCAAGGGTGAGACTCTCCTGATCCCCGACCTTGACAGTCCACCCCATCCCTGAAGTCTTCCCCCCTCAGCCTCTCGTGATCCGAATTTACACTCAGCTTGAACAGGGACAACAGTGG includes the following:
- a CDS encoding DUF2232 domain-containing protein, whose protein sequence is MVDFADSNPNSASPSPNPNPNSEPLGPPDSSGVPDSLTEDLRESSVPRSTSASSVAPGRLPNNALILVETAFFASTASLIWLINYYFPLGPVLRIFFPVPIALVYLRWGNRAAWMGAVVSGLLLSVLMGPTRSILFVVPFGLLGVLLGCLWKRRASWEVAILLGSLLGAFGFFFRLWLLGILVGEDLWIYLTIQITELADWLFLRMGLLVQPSLYVIQALAAILVWVQNLIYLFAVHLAASLLLEKIGNPIPPPPPWVQVLLDEE
- a CDS encoding Crp/Fnr family transcriptional regulator; translation: MDERFTSRDSVPNVEELIRATPFFNGLPDSVVERATAHIVSRTHPPNQVILLENDWGSSVYFLLEGWVKIRTYNLDGKEVTLNILGSGEIFGEMAALDEVPRSTDVITLAPTTIGNLPAQDFVQLIHTEPLAGIRLAQLMARRLRQVNRRLRLRESDSTSRVADIILFLAEGQGKQSPEGIEIPNLPHRELSSLSGLARETVTRVLSKLEKKGLIKRDREILCIPDVNALERLMV